From Plasmodium yoelii strain 17X genome assembly, chromosome: 7, one genomic window encodes:
- a CDS encoding lipoate biosynthesis ligase: protein MIKKLLIVQLSLHILLFCNTNKIKNGKNNLKIAWCKPKGLKTKTNRKGYIGITNRTNIKKYKKQRTYLSNEIFIFDFSRKLINYNLAFELQNFLHQSKIMLQHENSLNSFELDKFKRLKNNLEKYDFCFILQHPPCYTLGSSANPKDILLNETNYYIEELGNIYKNSYLYIIQNFIDKFKNIKDEIEKSETYDEKKDYLQSFEKYINDQNKIPIYRINRGGKATFHGPGQLVLYFIFNLKNYSSNYAERYINITKDNYNNSDKKYITHKNNDYPLANEINPNPSVHVEQLFDLHKTIMNFQKVGMDIIDKFSIKTHTKDDSIGVFYNEKKLISIGLKIRKYISMHGMSLNFNVNKNFLKYLLSCGMDHSNYISLHEIEKIMKKGNIGKNQIAIHNSLLNELTANCIQSLKKNFKAKVKITNNIEDIFA, encoded by the coding sequence atgattaaaaaattacttatCGTTCAATTGTCTTTACACATATTGCTATTTTGCAACacgaacaaaataaaaaatggaaaaaataactTGAAAATAGCATGGTGTAAACCTAAAGGACTAAAAACAAAAACGAACAGAAAAGGATACATCGGAATTACTAACAGaacaaatattaaaaaatacaaaaaacaAAGAACATATTTGagtaatgaaatatttattttcgaTTTTAGTAGAAAGCTTATAAACTATAATCTTGCCTTCGAACTACAAAACTTTTTACACCAATCCAAAATTATGTTACAACATGAAAACAGTTTAAATTCATTCGAATTAGACAAATTTAaaagattaaaaaataaccttgaaaaatatgatttttgttttatactTCAACATCCTCCATGCTACACATTAGGAAGCTCCGCAAATCCAAAAGATATACTTTTAAAtgaaacaaattattatattgaaGAATtgggaaatatatataaaaactcttatttatatataattcaaaattttattgacaaatttaaaaatattaaagatgAAATAGAAAAATCTGAAActtatgatgaaaaaaaagactATCTCCAAAGTTTtgaaaagtatataaatgatcaaaataaaatacctATATATCGTATCAACAGAGGTGGAAAAGCAACATTTCATGGACCAGGACaattagttttatattttatttttaatttaaaaaattattcttCTAATTATGCTGaaagatatattaatattaccaaagataattataataactcagacaaaaaatatataacacacAAAAACAATGATTATCCATTAGCCAATGAAATTAATCCTAATCCTTCAGTACATGTAGAACAATTATTTGATCTACATAAAACAATAATGAATTTCCAAAAAGTTGGTATGGACATTATAGAcaaattttcaataaaaaCACATACAAAAGATGATTCAATTGGcgttttttataatgaaaaaaaacttaTATCAATTGGTCTTAAAAtcagaaaatatatatctatgCATGGTATgtcattaaattttaatgttaataaaaattttttgaaatatttattgtCATGTGGTATGGATCATAGCAATTATATTTCACTACATGAAAtcgaaaaaataatgaaaaagggGAATATTGGAAAAAATCAAATAGCTATACATAATTCATTGTTAAATGAACTGACAGCTAACTGTATACAAtcactaaaaaaaaattttaaagccaaagtaaaaataacaaataatatCGAGGATATATTTGCTTAA
- a CDS encoding alpha/beta hydrolase, putative: MFHLYELLMFFLRHPRDKYDEAFLGPIFLHFYDKNYYRRDIIIKNRRGEKLKCCFFTPFNYSENTPCVIYTHSTSSCQLEVLDILHILLVCECSVFSFDCAGCGLSDGYYSTKGWNETQDLYLILNHLRNVEKIKNFVLWGKHSGAASSIIAAALDQNIKMLILESPFVSLIELYKTTFNLCAKKKKEIIFKNICLYFTRRKIKKKFNYDINNVCPVFFIEDITIPTIYIISKSDSIVHPAHSLYLAYKQKKAKKIIYIAEKGTQSHEAYTYDSKLIIAMKSILYSYNFENDIRDKIFDVSTYYKLFTFLREKYAYEFDYIDRLITKKNNKKNKIIDKVKKFVCFKYQSKLSLSSSTGLNQSSVDSLRTSKVYENECTFQTGENNNDPIQVCDQINGSGCSNDYQDVFSDEDNMLDNPTENNNMNTDYNIDKFNKLNEHNNKFEEIQGTSEKPFKLLHMQSSRSSLKSNKNTYKKSLTWNSNLQSSITYFKEDCPLSLQKN; encoded by the exons ATGTTTCATTTATACGAATTgcttatgttttttttaagacaCCCAAGAGATAAATATGATGAAGCATTTTTAGGTCCaatttttttgcatttttatgataaaaattattatagaagagatataataataaaaaatcgaAGAggtgaaaaattaaaatgttgtttttttaCACCATTTAATTATAGCGAAAATACACCTTGTGTTATATACACACATTCTACTAGTAGTTGCCAATTAGAAGTTTTagatatattacatattctTTTAGTTTGTGAATGTTCTGTTTTTTCATTTGACTGTGCCGGTTGTGGATTATCTGATGGATACTATTCAACAAAAGGTTGGAATGAAACTCaagatttatatttaattttaaatcatttaagaaatgtagaaaaaataaaaaattttgttcTTTGGGGAAAACATTCCGGAGCAGCGAGTTCGATAATAGCAGCTGCTTTGGATCAGAATATAAAGATGTTG ATTTTGGAATCCCCTTTTGTGTCCCTAATCGAATTGtataaaacaacatttaatttgtgtgcaaaaaaaaaaaaagaaataatttttaaaaatatttgtttatattttacaagaagaaaaataaaaaaaaaatttaactacgatataaataatgtatgtccagtattttttattgaagACATAACAATTCCaacaatttatataatttcaaAAAGTGATAGTATTGTTCATCCTGCtcattcattatatttagcatataaacaaaaaaaagcaaaaaaaataatttatatagcTGAAAAAGGAACACAATCACATGAagcatatacatatgataGTAAATTAATAATAGCTATGAAATCTATCTTATATagttataattttgaaaatgataTAAGAGACAAAATATTTGATGTGTCTacttattataaattatttacatttttaagagaaaaatatgcatatgaaTTTGATTATATTGATAGATTaataactaaaaaaaataataaaaaaaataaaataattgacAAGGTAAAGAAGTTtgtttgttttaaatatcaGTCAAAGCTTTCGCTTAGTTCTTCCACTGGTTTAAA CCAATCCAGTGTGGATTCTTTGCGCACCTCAAAAGTCT ACGAAAATGAATGTACATTTCAAACGGGAGAAAACAACAATGATCCCATACAAGTATGTGATCAAATTAACGGTTCAGGATGTTCTAACGATTATCAAGATGTATTTTCAGATGAAGATAATATGCTAGATAATCCAactgaaaataataacatgAACACAGAttataatatagataaattcaacaaattaaatgaacataataataaatttgaagAAATTCAAGGAACTAGCGAAAAACCTTTCAAATTATTGCATATGCAAAGCTCACGAAGTTCTTTAAAATCAA aTAAAAATACTTATAAAAAGTCTCTAACATGGAATAGCAACTTGCAAAGTTCTATTACATATTTCAAGGAAGATTGTCCATTAAGTCtccaaaaaaattaa
- a CDS encoding histone acetyltransferase GCN5, with protein sequence MECIVTNENSRFPPYHNFLKNENIYNYIDYIQIIGNIYYKYTEINDIINQIYIKRIGLLNSVKNVKRNNPNFENLQINSKTKHVYPISIYKQDTLSITSINSDSINSDSTNSDSTNSDSTNSDSTNNWENVKSNINCQVIKNKNNHNESYNQNFDKTYGDISLERNTFLTTINKKYLKQNTQPLLNYSDEIRMCSSGENGNAGNAENGGNVGNSGNAGNAGNAGNSGNAENAGNAGNAGDAGNDGNDGDDGNAWKDKKKCGNDEDENLINEKLINENLRNENNDEVDNLSKQIYDDKIKNKIEVNIKHDNIIGNNNVTNKTNVSNNTIGNIDGNNIKYDVFQGDDKMVIGGNYVNNNMNNPFNVNKNLIMGSKNFNLTASGKTYRGNKINESGKTTNGIMVKENEEEYRHDHLNNNNNNNIPISNDGKKDFTKLDGIDINNIGNNPNVYNQIMASHINRMNNNNNVIIMKNFNPINFPINSHNFNMIPPYNNVGNVGNVGNVGNVGNMGGMGGMGGMGSIINNNIPNIPNIPNIPNIPNIQNIPNISSISNIQNIQNIPNIQNIQNIQNIPNNFLMNTQINGINNNSLNDINITNPSSGVIGVLGNLSYNNNVISNNIDGNLNKKNSSAFIDKDKSIKDNENCKKNNIKNSNNKNINNVEGENNKNTIKNIRMENLKFNDNIDLKNIDGIDLSSYFVNGKYCSKLPNHEKIYNIIYYIVNNSLHEYLTDFYNSEDLVYKEKDEKEENEQNEEDENVLKNETTKCGEANILDSDKNSKGEQNILLENSEQIIEKEENNKNKRNADDIIDENEIDKEDGNDDNTIRKKKKIKVENGNENGNENENGNGNGNGNENENQNQNQNQNKNQNGNGGVDAPCKNNQIVDEDGNKKSGNINNAENCMSNNNNMKPEMKDNENNYILGEITKSICSILNLQQLMPVNTRLNNSGLIYDPNYETIYSKWKLFLKKEQSSGNIISKCFSRDFLHTVLLCNYDSIIEDLKKTAVKKKIKYFFLHICLEANLPINVALMLFLNATKQSDKLQSLLPSETGLGYLHRDAGGAKEENMGIITFECITNDREPDHLIKLITLKNIFSRQLPKMPREYIVRLVFDRNHYTFCLLKKNTVIGGVCFRPYFEQKFAEIAFLAVTSTEQVKGYGTRLMNHLKEHVKKFGIEYFLTYADNFAIGYFRKQGFSQKISMPKERWFGYIKDYDGGTLMECYIFPNINYLRLSEMLYEQKKTVKKAIHFIKPQIIFKGLNYFTENKGGNLHPNNIPGLLEIGWKKEYKDMTTKKTHHKEVQLKDQIINVLDYLEKQQSAWPFLKPVSLSEAPDYYDIIKEPTDILTMRRKARHGEYKTKEDFGIELKRMFDNCRLYNAPTTIYFKYANELQALIWPKYEEISEMAK encoded by the exons ATGGAATGTATTGTGACCAATGAAAATAGTAGGTTTCCTCCTTatcacaattttttaaaaaatgaaaatatatacaactaTATAGattatattcaaattattggaaatatttattataaatataccgaaataaatgatattatTAATCAGATATACATAAAAAGAATAGGTCTGTTAAATAGTGTCAAAAATGTGAAAAGAAATAATCCAAACTTTGAAAATCTTCAAATAAATTCGAAAACGAAACATGTGTATccaatatctatatataaacaaGACACCTTATCTATTACATCTATAAATAGTGATTCTATAAATAGTGATTCTACAAATAGTGATTCGACAAATAGTGATTCTACAAATAGTGATTCTACAAATAATTGGGAAAATGTTAAATCTAATATAAATTGCcaagtaataaaaaacaaaaataatcaCAATGAAAGCTATAACcaaaattttgataaaactTATGGGGACATATCCTTAGAGAGAAATACATTCTTAActacaataaataaaaaatatttaaaacaaaatacaCAACCATTATTGAACTATTCTGACGAAATTCGAATGTGTAGTAGTGGTGAAAATGGAAATGCTGGAAATGCTGAGAATGGTGGGAATGTTGGGAATAGTGGAAATGCTGGAAATGCTGGAAATGCTGGGAATAGTGGAAATGCTGAGAATGCTGGAAATGCTGGAAATGCTGGGGATGCCGGAAATGATGGGAATGATGGGGATGATGGGAATGCATggaaagataaaaaaaagtgtGGGAATGATGAGGATGAAAATTtgataaatgaaaaattgataaatgaaaatttgagaaatgaaaataatgatgaagtGGATAACTTATCAAAACAAATTtatgatgataaaattaaaaataaaatagaagtaaatataaaacatgataatataattggAAATAACAATGtaacaaataaaacaaatgtaAGTAACAATACAATTGGAAATATAGATgggaataatataaaatatgatgtATTTCAAGGAGATGATAAAATGGTAATTGGTGGAaattatgttaataataatatgaacaacccttttaatgttaataaaaatttaataatggGATCTAAGAATTTTAATTTAACAGCATCTGGAAAAACATATAgaggaaataaaataaatgaatctGGTAAAACAACAAATGGAATTATGgttaaagaaaatgaagaagaatATAGACATGATCatctaaataataataataataataatattccgATTTCAAATGATGGGAAAAAagattttacaaaattagATGGAATAGATATAAACAATATTGGAAACAATCCAAATGTTTATAATCAAATAATGGCTAGTCATATCAATCGTATGAATAATAACAacaatgtaataataatgaaaaattttaACCCCATCAATTTTCCTATAAATTCACATAACTTTAATATGATACCaccatataataatgtagGAAATGTAGGGAATGTGGGAAATGTAGGAAATGTAGGAAATATGGGGGGCATGGGTGGCATGGGTGGCATGGGAagcataataaataataacatcCCAAACATCCCAAACATCCCAAACATCCCAAACATTCCAAACATACAAAACATTCCAAACATCTCAAGCATCTCAAACATACAAAACATCCAAAACATCCCAAACATCCAAAACATCCAAAACATCCAAAACATCCcaaacaattttttaatgaatacaCAAATAAATGGAATTAACAATAATTCCTTAAACgatataaatattacaaaCCCTTCTAGTGGTGTAATTGGTGTTTTAGGAAATTTatcttataataataatgtaattTCAAACAATATAGATggaaatttaaataaaaaaaattcgtCAGCATTTATTGATAAAGATAAAAGTATTaaagataatgaaaattgcaaaaaaaataatattaaaaattcaaataataaaaatataaataatgttgaaggagagaataataaaaatacaataaaaaatattcgtATGGAAAAtttaaagtttaatgataatatagatttaaaaaatatagatggaATCGATTTAAGCtcatattttgtaaatggaaaatattgCTCTAAATTACCTAAtcatgaaaaaatatataatataatttattacatTGTTAATAATTCATTACATGAATATTTAACTGACTTTTATAATAGTGAAGATTTggtatataaagaaaaagacgaaaaagaagaaaacgAACAAAATGAAGAGGATGagaatgttttaaaaaatgaaactaCAAAATGTGGAGAAGCAAACATATTAGATTCagataaaaattcaaaaggggagcaaaatatattattagaaaaTTCTGAACAAATAattgaaaaagaagaaaataacaaaaataaaagaaatgctGATGATATTATTGATGAGAATGAAATTGATAAAGAGGATggaaatgatgataatacaatacgaaaaaaaaaaaaaataaaagttgaAAATGGGAATGAGAATGGGAATGAGAATGAAAATGGAAATGGAAATGGAAAtggaaatgaaaatgaaaatcaAAATCAAAAtcaaaatcaaaataaaaatcaaaatgGGAATGGTGGAGTAGATGCGCCGTGTAAAAATAACCAAATAGTAGATGAAGATGGAAACAAAAAAAGTGGTAACATAAATAATGCAGAAAATTGCATgagtaataataacaatatgaAACCAGAAATGaaagataatgaaaataattatatattaggtgaaataacaaaaagtatatgttctatattaaatttacaaCAATTAATGCCAGTAAATACAAGATTAAATAATTCCGGTTTAATTTATGATCCTAATTATGAAACAATATATTCAAAATGGAaactatttttaaaaaaagaacaaTCAAGTGGAAATATTATCAGCAAATGTTTTTCACGAGATTTTTTACATACTGTTTTATTATGTAATTATGATAGTATAATTGAAGATTTGAAAAAAACAgcagtaaaaaaaaaaataaaatatttttttcttcacaTTTGCTTGGAAGCAAATCTTCCTATCAATGTTGCATTGATGCTCTTTTTGAATGCAACAAAGCAGAGCGACAAGTTGCAG tCTCTACTGCCATCAGAAACTGGCTTGGGATATTTGCATCGAGATGCTGGAGGAGCAAAAGAAGAAAACATGGGAATTATAACTTTTGAATGTATAACAAATGATAGAGAACCTGAtcatttaattaaattaataacattaaaaaatatattttcaagaCAATTACCTAAAATGCCTAGAGAATATATTGTGAGATTGGTATTTGATAGAAATCATTATACATTTTgtttacttaaaaaaaatacagtAATTGGTGGTGTTTGTTTTAGACCATATTTTGAACAAAAGTTTGCTGAAATTGCATTTTTAGCAGTTACATCAACAGAGCAAGTTAAAGGATATGGAACCAGACTTATGAATCATTTAAAAGAGCATGTCAAAAAGTTTGGAATTGAATATTTTCTAACATATGCAG ATAACTTTGCCATCGGGTATTTTAGAAAACAGGGGTTTTCACAAAAGATTTCGATGCCAAAAGAGAGATGGTTTGGGTATATAAAAGATTATGATGGAGGAACATTAATggaatgttatatatttccaaatataaattatttaagaTTATCTGAAATGttatatgaacaaaaaaaaacagtaAAAAAGGCaatacattttataaaaccccaaattatatttaaagggttaaattattttactgAAAATAAAGGAGGAAATTTACACCCTAATAATATTCCAGGCTTATTGGAAATTGGATGgaaaaaagaatataaagatatgacaacaaaaaaaacacatCATAAAGAAGTTCAATTAAAagatcaaattataaatgttCTTGATTATTTGGAAAAACAACAATCTGCTTGGCCTTTTTTAAAACCAGTCAGCCTTTCTGAAGCCCCAGATTATTATGACATCATCAAAGAACCCACTGATATCTTAACGATGCGAAGGAAAGCCCGTCAT GGGGAATATAAGACGAAGGAAGACTTTGGAATTGAGTTGAAGAGGATGTTTGATAACTGCCGATTATACAATGCGCCAACAACGATATACTTTAAATATGCCAATGAATTACAAGCCTTAATCTGGCCCAAATATGAAGAAATTAGCGAAATGGCAAAGTAA
- a CDS encoding molecular chaperone DnaJ, whose amino-acid sequence MKRKSGNENIVSQGSSESIDNLGGKGNKGNKEENNNKKGKGHNITEVYKNKLKFIRDNIILISIILSFLVLISFKYLEEKYSIESYLEEGDNFDYYEILKCKKGDSIQKIKKNYRDLSKIYHPDSNKNCKDCDQKFRDITKAYKTLSDSRLKQAYDNSRGKVLKLIESNSINLNWKNYTDLVENSNKYWIIQVYSDTDSLSLSFSKIWEEAFDKYHEYISFGRINSLIDKKLINNKVPFNVKIYPTIYILAPDGSYQIYSNIYNASIKDFQNFITSYYPNYIYDLKALNKAYDYRKNFVEIKKKGDNNTITSTYIDKNNMVVLLSNKTKQSLPVKQIAFEFNNIYNTYSIKYNEIKNISNEGLKEEIVNSLKKLSIKKEEYITENEKIDYFLLVNSNSKVKTIRRISSSNIKHVYTDALRNSIIEINSINVDSVCSTVGSRHTYCYAIIIDQINNEHNINYLKQIYKNINSSYTHYISKLGNENSEGQIFIQPVYILRKNMTGAFLKFIRDSKINMYDAFLLDYSGNSYALINEIKNLSNYSEDKNDISFLSNIYKDIEILNFEKIPKHFQPINVNCFYNTKKTFSYKLYNFFRKISKGQIILSSLIGLTLYPNFKKYGKMKYLYLSSIFGATLLLTSIKDVFMLLFN is encoded by the coding sequence ATGAAACGAAAATCaggaaatgaaaatatagtATCTCAAGGGTCGAGCGAAAGCATTGACAATTTGGGGGGTAAAGGGAATAAGGgtaataaagaagaaaataataacaaaaaaggGAAAGGACATAATATTACAgaagtatataaaaacaagCTAAAGTTTATACgtgataatattattttgataagtattatattatcattccTTGTACTCAtatcttttaaatatttagaagaaaaatattcaaTTGAATCTTACTTAGAAGAAGGTGAtaattttgattattatGAAATATTGAAATGTAAAAAAGGTGATagtatacaaaaaataaaaaaaaattatcgtGATTTATCCAAAATATATCATCCtgatagtaataaaaattgtaaagaTTGTGATCAAAAATTTCGAGATATAACAAAAGCTTATAAAACTTTATCTGATTCTCGATTAAAACAAGCTTATGATAATTCAAGAGGAAaagttttaaaattaattgaatcaaatagtataaatttaaattggAAAAATTATACAGATTTGGTtgaaaattcaaataaatattggaTAATACAAGTTTATTCAGATACTGATAGTTTATCATTAagtttttcaaaaatatggGAAGAAGCTTTTGATAAATATCatgaatatatatcatttggtagaataaattcattaattgataaaaaattaataaataataaagttCCATTTaatgttaaaatatatcCAACAATATACATTTTAGCACCTGATGGTTCTTATCaaatttattcaaatatatataatgctaGTATTAAagattttcaaaattttataacTAGCTATTAtccaaattatatatatgatctAAAAGCACTTAACAAGGCATATGATTATCGTAAAAATTTtgtagaaataaaaaagaagggGGATAATAATACTATAACTAGTAcatatatagataaaaataatatggtaGTTTTATTGAGcaataaaacaaaacaaagTTTACCCGTAAAACAAATAGCCTttgaatttaataatatatataatacttattcgataaaatataatgaaataaaaaatatttcaaatgaAGGATTAAAGGAAGAAATTGTaaattctttaaaaaaattaagtataaaaaaagaagaatatataacagaaaatgaaaaaattgattattttttactagTAAATAGTAATAGCAAAGTTAAAACAATTAGACGTATATCTTCAAGTAATATTAAACATGTATATACAGATGCATTACGAAATAGTATCATTGAAATAAATTCTATAAATGTTGATTCAGTTTGTTCAACTGTTGGATCTAGACACACTTATTGTTATGCTATTATAATTGATCAGATAAATAATGaacataatataaattatttaaaacaaatatataaaaatataaatagttcATACACACattatatttcaaaattagGAAATGAAAATTCAGAGGgacaaatatttattcaacctgtatatatattaagaaaaaatatgacaggagcttttttaaaatttattagaGATTCgaaaattaatatgtatGATGCATTTTTATTAGATTATTCTGGAAATTCATATGCTCTtattaatgaaataaaaaatttgagTAATTATTcagaagataaaaatgatatatcatttctttcaaatatttataaagatatcgaaattttaaattttgaaaaaattccTAAACATTTTCAACCTATTAATGTGAACTGTTTTTATAAtactaaaaaaacattttcatataagctttataatttttttagaaaaatttCAAAGGGgcaaattattttatcatcattaatAGGTTTAACAT
- a CDS encoding inner membrane complex protein 1i, putative: protein MTSQMENANPSNVPYTFEHSKNLGNKILKPIRQEKVVKVPVTKYVEKLIEKEEIKYVNKYVDVIKPIITYKTKHIPKHIYLDKIKYEPKLIEKEKIIHIPKIEYRNKIVEIPVYIHKENIIEKKVPIIIEHVIPVLKVNKIEREVLTDMIQIPEICNMPKNEDTMRNEVSSNKLVEESKTSVIGITKEDTDIYNKETYRNVDSIEEPAVINEQKEISNYEIEKIKRDNESNSSISKAPSSEDSYKVTIDRKNETMYNDETNEDAHYDEIPENVSNMINHESNSKTQLQNNLNENYYDVTENRRNHNISHLSIHLPMSQEVSHESVEQAYANISHDNNNNSYVPSLNHLMKNDQYINYNNMDNRYSERNINDLINSQYVQESFTASRRNIPTNGTMSQQYHENLKNYIEIDQQKTHIPSNINISCENYSVSQKVCNNTNQSGVNKQNFTPYYGNSNGQAIVSVRPATILEYSPKPRKFKSRFCNIMNKCCGGE from the coding sequence ATGACATCTCAAATGGAAAACGCAAACCCTTCTAACGTACCATACACGTTTGAACATTCGAAAAATCTCGGAAACAAAATTCTTAAGCCAATACGCCAAGAAAAAGTTGTTAAAGTACCTGTAACTAAGTATGTAGAAAAACTCATAGAAAAAGAGGAAATCAAATATGTAAATAAGTATGTTGATGTTATAAAACCAATAATCacatataaaacaaaacacATACCcaagcatatatatttagataaAATCAAATATGAACCTAAATtaatagaaaaagaaaaaattatcCATATCCCAAAAATAGAATACAGAAATAAAATTGTAGAAATACCAGTATATATCCacaaagaaaatataatagaaaaaaaagttCCAATAATAATCGAGCATGTTATACCAGTTCTTAaagttaataaaattgaaagaGAAGTTTTAACTGATATGATCCAAATCCCCGAAATTTGCAATATGccaaaaaatgaagatactATGAGAAATGAAGTTTCGTCAAATAAATTAGTAGAAGAAAGTAAAACTTCCGTAATAGGTATAACGAAAGAAGATACAGATATTTACAACAAAGAAACATATAGAAATGTAGATTCAATTGAGGAACCAGCTGTTATTAATGAACAAAAGGAAATTTCCAATTacgaaattgaaaaaataaaaagagatAATGAAAGCAATTCTTCGATCAGTAAAGCACCATCTAGTGAAGATTCTTATAAAGTGACAATTGATCGCAAAAATGAAACCATGTATAATGATGAAACAAATGAAGATGCTCATTATGATGAAATTCCAGAAAATGTCTCCAATATGATTAATCATGAAAGTAATTCAAAAACACaattacaaaataatttaaatgaaaattattatgatgTAACTGAAAATCGTCGAAATCACAACATATCTCATCTTAGCATACACTTACCTATGAGTCAAGAAGTCTCTCATGAATCCGTTGAACAAGCTTATGCAAATATTTCTCATGATAATAACAACAATAGCTATGTCCCCTCTTTAAATCatttaatgaaaaatgaTCAATATATTAACTATAATAATATGGATAATAGATATTCTGAgagaaatataaatgatttaaTAAATAGTCAATATGTTCAAGAATCTTTCACTGCCTCAAGAAGAAATATACCAACAAATGGAACCATGTCACAACAATATCatgaaaatttaaagaaTTACATTGAAATAGATCAACAAAAAACACACATTCCATCAAATATTAACATTTCTTGCGAAAATTATTCTGTATCACAGAAAGTTTGCAATAATACTAATCAATCTGGcgtaaataaacaaaattttaCTCCTTATTATGGTAATAGTAATGGCCAAGCAATTGTATCTGTACGTCCAGCAACAATCCTAGAATATTCCCCAAAGCCAAGAAAATTCAAATCTAGATTTTGCAACATAATGAATAAATGTTGTGGTGGTGaataa
- a CDS encoding mitochondrial import receptor subunit TOM7, putative codes for MKGKKGGALAKKITDMTYFLAVKACDYIIRPFLCYGFTPLIFGYGLYHNNEFTTNPFKLIPKILIG; via the exons ATGAAGGGAAAAAAAGGTGGCGCCCTTGCTAAAAAAATTACTGACATG ACATACTTTTTGGCAGTTAAGGCTTGCGATTATATCATAAGGCCCTTTTTGTGTTATGGCTTCACCCCACTGATATTTGGATATGGCCTTTATCATAACAATGAATTTACAACTAACCCTTTTAAATTAATACCCAAAATATTAATAGGATGA